AGTTGGGAACCCAACCGCTGTCAATCGCTTTGCCAATGCGTCTGGATCTACCGCACCAGCCGCCGCTTCTACGACTGCTACCTCTGTAGCCAGGTTCACACAAGCACTCTCGACTCCTGGATGTTGGGTTAGCTGTCTTTCTACGGCATTTACACACCCAGCACACTTCATTCCCCCTACATCTAGAATGATTTTCTCAGTTATCGGGGTTTGTTCTGGGGCAAGCTTTGTTGTCGGTACAAGTTGCATGGCAAGAGTTTAGTTAGATTCGCTACGAAAAGACAACGCCTCACTAAAAGCGTCCCTATTTCGAGGGTAGGCGAAATCTGCAACTACGACTGCATGTCAAAATTATATTTTTATTTTAACATAAATTTTCAAGCAATAACCAGGGCTTACGCTAGTGTCACATTTAAAGAATGGTGCGTGACGCCACAAGTCTTGTGACTACGTACAATATTTATCGCTGCGTCACGCACCCTACGATTATTATTGTGCCCCCAGAGTAGATCATAAATAACTACAGATCCTCGTAGGGGCGCAAGGCCTTGCGCCCCTGACCAGTGGACTTGTGCCCCGTCAGGTGTAATAGGGTATCAAGGACGGTTCCAGCGTTGAGAAGTTACGTAGATAATTGCTCCCAGTTGTATTGGTATGAAAGAAATCAGGCTTTTCAAAAGATAATGAATTTCTAAATTGGACATAGCGCTGAAATACCCAAAGCCCAACAATAGGAATATGCTTAAGGTCAGCTTGTTACGTTTGAGGGTTAGCATTTAGCAGTTTTTCAATAAAGAATTAACAAAGGTCAACCGATTTTGGATTTTGGATTTTGGATTGACTTTTTCTAGAACCAGCCCTGCTTATTCAGAAAGTAAGTATTGACGAATTGTTCATGGGATTTGTTCAAGTAGATCATGCCTTCAATCAAACCGACAAGTTGCATAATTATGAAGCTAAAACCGTAGGTGAAGGAACCACCTACAACAGAAATTACCAGCATAATAAAGCCTTCTGGAGCGTATCCAAGAACAAATTTGTGGACGCCAAAGCCTCCGAGAATAATGCCACAATAACCAGATATAAGTTGTTTGCTAGTGTGATTAGTATTGAGATTAGCCATATAACTGCAGTTCCTTAATAAATGAGATATAGTTGTAAATTTTTCCGTTCAATAATATATATACAGGACTCCTATTGAAGTAAATATATTTATTGGTTAAATATATTTAAACTTTTATTTTTGTCCCAGCATAATCGCAAATAAATAGCCAAAACTAGCGTGCCAATATTCCATAGGGAACCTGATGACACTCAGCATTCAGCACTACTGAATCTTGTTGAGTTTGACTACAAATTTCAGCACAACAGTTTGGCAGATTTATCGGTTAGACATCTCTGTTGAGGAGAATTAAGGGAATTCCAAATAAAAAAATATTCAGTTCACAGTAAATCGTCAACCGTCAACCATCAACAACTTCAAGTGGTTGTTTTGATTTTTTGGATTTCCCTAACCTGAATAATCAGCAAAAACTGTTCTGCTGTAATAGCACTGTTTTCAAGTCATAGAGTTTTACGTCCGGACTTTTTTCCAGATGACTCCAATAATGAGAAGGCAATTTTTGGCGATTACCAGCCTTATGCACCCAAAGAATGTGGTATTCACCAATACAAAGTATTAGGGTTTTCAAAACCCTGTTCACTTGCCGATTCCCATTTCCCATAATTCCAGCCAAGAAAGGCTTGGGAAGGATATCAAATATCGAAAATAACGAATTTCACCCAGATCATACTAGATGCTTACTTAGATATTTTGTTATCTATTTAACAGAATTGCTGGAGTAGAATTTGTCATCAGCAACGTTTGCCCTGAAGCTAGCATTGATTCATGCTTTCTTATAAATTATAACCGATAAATTGTTTGTACTTGACACGATAAAAGCAAATTTTTTGACTGAAAACAACAGTGGATTTTTAGTATTATTGATTACCACTCCCTAAAATAAATAAGCTGAGTAGGGTGCCACTATTCCAGAGGCTGTGGAGGAGCATGGGAGCGAGGAGATTGCGCGATCGCGTGTAGACTACGCCTAAGACGATTCCCAAGGCGGTAAGTGGGAG
The Gloeotrichia echinulata CP02 DNA segment above includes these coding regions:
- a CDS encoding NINE protein; translated protein: MANLNTNHTSKQLISGYCGIILGGFGVHKFVLGYAPEGFIMLVISVVGGSFTYGFSFIIMQLVGLIEGMIYLNKSHEQFVNTYFLNKQGWF